Proteins found in one Leptospira neocaledonica genomic segment:
- the gpmI gene encoding 2,3-bisphosphoglycerate-independent phosphoglycerate mutase: MQLKKKTPFSPKKLLFVILDGVGYTPKGPEFGNAIAGANLPFLNKLWKESPTILLKAHGTAVGMPSDEDMGNSEVGHNVLGCGRIFDQGAKLVNNSIAKGLLFEGKAWKEIVENTKTKNSTLHLIGLFSDGNVHAHIDHTKSLIQAAIQEKVPRIRLHILLDGRDVPEKSALEYLIPFEEWLTTFRSKGADVKIASGGGRMTITMDRYEADWAMVERGWKIHVHGEGRTFSDAKTAIETFRKEDPAVIDQYLPSFVVEESGKPVGKILSGDSVVFTNFRGDRAIEISQAFTQKHFDKFDRGNFPEVCYAGMMQYDGDLQLPERFLVTPPAIDRTLGEYMAKSGINQYALSETQKYGHVTFFWNGNRSGKFDSKSEEYKEIPSDVIPFDQTPEMKAQAITAELEKVLAEKHSDFYRINFPNGDMVGHTGNYQATVKAMEFLDGCMGRLAEACKKNNVVLLVSADHGNADEMYQLDKKGNVQMDKEGKPVPKTSHTLNPVPFSVLDPEHKIKLRTDLQEPGLANVAATILDIMGYETPEGYHPSLVAN, translated from the coding sequence ATGCAACTGAAGAAAAAGACTCCCTTCTCTCCCAAAAAGCTATTATTCGTAATTTTAGATGGCGTAGGTTATACTCCAAAAGGACCCGAATTCGGGAATGCAATCGCTGGCGCCAACCTTCCTTTCCTCAATAAACTTTGGAAAGAATCTCCCACTATACTTTTGAAAGCGCACGGGACTGCAGTAGGTATGCCTTCCGATGAGGATATGGGAAATTCCGAAGTAGGTCATAATGTATTAGGATGCGGGCGTATTTTCGATCAGGGTGCTAAGCTGGTCAACAATTCTATCGCCAAAGGACTGTTATTCGAAGGAAAAGCTTGGAAAGAAATTGTAGAAAATACTAAAACAAAAAATTCCACACTCCATTTAATCGGTTTGTTTTCCGACGGAAATGTTCATGCACATATCGATCATACAAAGTCTTTGATACAAGCGGCGATCCAGGAGAAGGTCCCAAGGATCCGATTGCATATTCTTCTAGACGGAAGGGACGTGCCTGAAAAATCAGCGCTAGAATATTTGATCCCTTTCGAAGAATGGCTGACCACATTTAGATCCAAAGGAGCCGACGTAAAGATTGCATCAGGCGGAGGAAGAATGACTATCACCATGGACCGTTACGAAGCGGATTGGGCCATGGTAGAAAGAGGCTGGAAGATCCATGTCCATGGAGAAGGTAGAACTTTTTCTGATGCAAAAACCGCGATCGAAACTTTTAGAAAAGAAGACCCGGCAGTAATCGATCAATATCTTCCTAGTTTCGTAGTAGAAGAATCCGGAAAGCCGGTCGGAAAAATTCTCAGCGGAGATTCAGTAGTATTCACAAATTTCAGAGGAGATAGAGCGATCGAAATTTCCCAGGCTTTTACTCAGAAACATTTCGATAAATTCGATAGAGGGAATTTTCCAGAAGTGTGTTACGCAGGAATGATGCAATACGACGGGGATTTACAATTGCCCGAACGTTTTTTAGTTACTCCACCTGCGATCGATCGAACTTTGGGAGAATATATGGCCAAGTCCGGGATTAACCAATATGCGTTATCCGAAACACAGAAATACGGGCATGTGACATTTTTCTGGAATGGAAATCGTTCCGGTAAATTTGATTCCAAAAGTGAAGAATATAAGGAAATTCCTTCCGACGTAATTCCATTCGACCAAACACCTGAAATGAAAGCGCAAGCCATCACTGCGGAACTCGAAAAAGTTTTAGCCGAGAAACATTCTGATTTCTATAGGATCAATTTTCCGAACGGAGACATGGTAGGCCATACGGGAAATTATCAGGCAACCGTCAAGGCTATGGAATTTCTGGACGGATGTATGGGTCGTCTTGCAGAAGCATGCAAAAAAAATAATGTAGTTTTATTAGTAAGTGCGGACCATGGGAATGCGGACGAGATGTACCAATTGGACAAAAAAGGGAATGTGCAGATGGATAAGGAAGGTAAACCTGTTCCTAAAACTTCTCATACCTTAAATCCTGTTCCTTTTAGCGTTTTGGATCCTGAACATAAGATTAAATTAAGAACAGATCTACAAGAACCTGGACTTGCAAATGTAGCTGCTACGATCTTAGATATTATGGGATACGAAACCCCAGAAGGATATCACCCTAGTTTAGTAGCTAACTGA